Within Mycobacterium heckeshornense, the genomic segment TGCTCGGCGGCCATCCGCGCCAGCGGACCATCCGGCGCGGCCAGCGGCCCGGCGGCCAGTGGGAACCACGGGATGAATCCGATTCCCTGGTCGGCACACGCATCTACGACCGGTTCGGCGGACCGGTTGGTCAGGTTGTACAGGTTCTGCACCGACACGATCGGCGTGATCTGCTGGGCGGCCGTGAGCTGATCGACGGAGACTTCCGACAAGCCGACGTGGCGAATCTTGCCTTCCTGCTGGAGCTTGGCAAGCTCGCCGACCTGGTCCTCCAGCGGGAACTTGTCGTCAACGCGGTGCAGTTGGAACAGGTCGATGGTCTCCACGCCGAGTCGGCGCAGGCTCATCTCGCATTGCTGGCGCAGGTAACTCGGGTAGCCCAGCGGAATCCAGATGTCCGGGCCGGTGCGCAGCAGCCCGGCCTTGGTGGCGATCACCACATCCCGATACGGATGTAGCGCCTGGGCAATGATCTCTTCGGAGATGTACGGGCCGTAGGAGTCGGCGGTGTCGATGAAGTTGACGCCGAGGTCCACCGCGCGACGCAACACGCGGACGGCTTCATCACGGTCGGCGGGTGGACCCCACACGCCGGGCCCGGTGAGGCGCATCGCGCCGAACCCGAGCCGGTTGACGGTCAACTCACCGCCCAACGTCAATGTGCCGGCTGCCGCCGCTGGCCTTTTCGAGGTTTGGGTACTCACCCCGACGACCGTA encodes:
- a CDS encoding aldo/keto reductase, producing the protein MSTQTSKRPAAAAGTLTLGGELTVNRLGFGAMRLTGPGVWGPPADRDEAVRVLRRAVDLGVNFIDTADSYGPYISEEIIAQALHPYRDVVIATKAGLLRTGPDIWIPLGYPSYLRQQCEMSLRRLGVETIDLFQLHRVDDKFPLEDQVGELAKLQQEGKIRHVGLSEVSVDQLTAAQQITPIVSVQNLYNLTNRSAEPVVDACADQGIGFIPWFPLAAGPLAAPDGPLARMAAEHDATPAQMALAWLLNRSPVMLPIPGTSRVAHLEENVAAAEIRLSEQEVEFLGAIGEQNA